The proteins below come from a single Serratia fonticola genomic window:
- a CDS encoding fimbrial protein → MMKLIRLVKLTLGGLLCLFSVSSFAATGWCTTVGGTKIYNFPFVKQFENPGDNSAGMYYKQTYQWNLGGDYAANCDCTDSPITFYKAEVPSNLTFTRDYDGLHFYSINRYLEVATELWVGGGKQENIATPFASVSNLYPSACKGMTNWTSGSSGFVSLYFTRPFVGQVVIPNTKILDLYGSKVDKSFGGVPMSSIYMSGSVTVPQSCEINAGQVINVNFDNIMSNDIKTKGDIANGFTPKVVNMTLACNNISNGVVVSLSFSGEPASGDPTALKSYDNTDIGVRVRDANNNIVSPVNGNLPVTFDYSAQTGTSSMTLAPMNVTGNTPALGRFNAVATINAEIN, encoded by the coding sequence ATGATGAAGTTAATCAGGTTAGTTAAATTAACATTGGGCGGCCTGCTGTGCCTGTTTTCCGTATCAAGCTTTGCGGCAACCGGGTGGTGTACCACGGTAGGTGGCACGAAGATATATAACTTCCCCTTTGTCAAACAGTTCGAAAATCCAGGGGATAACTCGGCTGGCATGTATTATAAGCAGACCTATCAGTGGAATTTAGGTGGTGATTATGCTGCCAATTGTGATTGTACAGACTCGCCCATAACCTTCTATAAGGCAGAGGTGCCCAGCAATCTGACCTTTACAAGGGACTATGATGGCTTACATTTTTATTCAATAAATAGATATTTGGAAGTTGCCACTGAATTGTGGGTCGGAGGGGGTAAGCAGGAAAATATTGCTACCCCATTCGCTAGCGTAAGCAACCTGTATCCCAGCGCTTGCAAGGGTATGACCAACTGGACGTCCGGTAGTAGTGGTTTTGTGTCTTTGTACTTTACCAGGCCATTTGTGGGGCAGGTCGTCATCCCAAACACTAAGATCCTGGACCTTTATGGTTCAAAAGTCGATAAGTCATTTGGTGGGGTGCCGATGTCATCTATCTATATGAGCGGATCGGTAACGGTACCACAATCTTGTGAAATTAATGCCGGGCAGGTCATTAATGTCAATTTCGATAATATCATGTCAAATGACATCAAAACCAAGGGTGACATTGCCAATGGGTTTACCCCCAAAGTCGTTAATATGACGCTGGCCTGTAACAATATTTCTAACGGTGTTGTCGTCAGCTTATCCTTTAGTGGAGAGCCCGCGAGTGGAGATCCAACCGCATTGAAGTCCTACGATAATACTGATATCGGGGTCCGGGTACGCGACGCAAACAATAATATCGTGTCGCCGGTCAATGGAAATCTGCCCGTCACCTTCGACTATTCTGCACAAACTGGTACCAGTTCTATGACGCTGGCACCAATGAACGTGACGGGTAATACCCCGGCGCTGGGACGGTTTAATGCCGTGGCCACCATTAATGCCGAAATTAACTAG
- a CDS encoding fimbrial protein produces the protein MKKQTQRTLLALLVLGAGVNQVVAAPTQVNITGVVVASPCTVDTTNSDLNVNLGTSIQAKDLATAGNTSTAVPFKLVVKDCPTTTSKVTASFSGTADTAAGGRYATTSGTGMADNVAVEVAQDVSPYTLQNPGSTMETTVVGTTATFALRASAYAKGVVTPGNIASVMSVDFTYN, from the coding sequence ATGAAAAAACAAACTCAACGTACGCTGCTGGCCTTATTGGTTTTGGGGGCCGGTGTTAATCAAGTAGTGGCAGCTCCAACTCAAGTTAATATTACCGGCGTTGTAGTGGCTTCGCCCTGCACGGTAGATACCACCAACTCAGACTTGAACGTCAATCTGGGGACCAGTATTCAGGCGAAGGACCTGGCGACGGCAGGAAACACCTCCACGGCGGTGCCATTCAAGCTGGTAGTGAAGGACTGTCCGACGACAACCAGCAAAGTTACCGCCTCGTTTAGCGGTACGGCGGATACCGCGGCTGGCGGGCGTTACGCGACGACTAGCGGTACGGGGATGGCAGATAACGTGGCGGTAGAAGTGGCGCAAGATGTGTCCCCGTATACCTTGCAAAACCCGGGGTCTACCATGGAAACGACAGTGGTAGGAACCACGGCCACATTCGCATTGAGAGCCAGTGCTTATGCCAAAGGGGTGGTTACGCCGGGTAATATTGCTTCGGTAATGTCAGTCGACTTTACCTATAACTGA
- a CDS encoding response regulator transcription factor — protein sequence MMTSTVWNNTPLPKMQTACRIDRVLLMDACPITRAGICSAFQPPQFQVMDCVHVEKVCDLPVAMQQGKVDVVITELCGEGESVLEGLRMISHLRQYWARVPLIVATSLQEPHLLAQLRTLRVSGIYLKQDPLSSLTQGVLCAMAGLSSLSPSAVNLIGNGAPSLSLTGREMDVLECLFAGRTVTDTARVLARDVRTISTHKRRAMIKLGFHSDSDLYTRGDYLARNGLLI from the coding sequence ATGATGACATCAACCGTATGGAACAACACACCCCTACCGAAAATGCAGACGGCATGCCGCATCGACCGGGTATTGCTCATGGATGCTTGCCCGATAACGCGTGCCGGGATCTGCTCTGCATTCCAGCCACCACAGTTTCAGGTCATGGATTGTGTGCACGTAGAAAAGGTGTGCGATCTGCCAGTGGCGATGCAGCAAGGCAAGGTGGATGTAGTGATCACCGAGCTGTGTGGCGAAGGTGAATCGGTATTGGAGGGGCTGCGAATGATTAGCCATTTACGTCAGTACTGGGCACGGGTGCCGCTTATCGTTGCCACCTCTTTGCAGGAACCGCACCTGCTTGCACAGTTGAGAACGTTGAGGGTCAGCGGTATCTACCTTAAACAGGATCCCTTGTCATCACTGACACAAGGCGTCCTCTGCGCGATGGCGGGTTTGTCCAGTCTTAGCCCGTCAGCGGTGAACCTGATTGGCAATGGCGCGCCGTCATTATCGCTAACCGGACGTGAGATGGACGTACTGGAGTGCCTGTTTGCTGGCAGAACCGTGACCGACACGGCGCGGGTGCTAGCTCGGGATGTGCGCACCATCAGCACCCATAAACGCCGTGCCATGATTAAGCTCGGCTTCCATAGTGATAGCGATCTCTATACTCGTGGAGATTATCTAGCGCGTAATGGATTACTGATCTAG
- a CDS encoding helix-turn-helix transcriptional regulator, with product MNTPLSVVKLAVVAPIPLLQAGMAHFIQNLDPPMHLVVMVSSLEQLLAQWAPPQIDLLAVVLSGSPQEIARDTQQLLMLSERAPALRIVVCTYCRDIALLTRLNLRPHISLLARQESQEQTRRDMAQALTGAKVCSPSMAMYLLHSATPAQVQDSLVVLTQAEHKVLEYLQQGMSVSDVADLLHRSVKTISAHKCNSMRKLGVRNDAELFQHLRSQVTDTPYNTPNSPWYVTT from the coding sequence ATGAATACGCCTTTATCGGTTGTCAAATTAGCCGTTGTTGCCCCTATACCCTTGCTTCAGGCAGGGATGGCACATTTTATTCAGAACCTTGATCCCCCTATGCATCTGGTGGTGATGGTCTCTTCGCTTGAGCAATTGCTGGCGCAATGGGCGCCGCCACAAATTGACCTGTTGGCGGTGGTGCTCAGTGGCTCGCCGCAGGAGATTGCTCGCGACACGCAACAGTTGCTGATGCTCTCTGAACGTGCGCCCGCGCTGCGCATTGTGGTGTGCACCTATTGCCGGGACATTGCGTTGTTGACGCGTTTGAATCTCCGGCCGCACATCAGCCTGCTTGCCCGCCAGGAGTCGCAGGAGCAGACTCGCCGTGATATGGCACAGGCGCTGACCGGTGCCAAGGTTTGTAGCCCCAGTATGGCAATGTACCTGCTGCACAGTGCCACTCCTGCGCAAGTGCAGGACAGTTTGGTGGTGTTGACGCAGGCGGAACATAAGGTACTGGAGTACTTGCAGCAAGGAATGAGCGTTTCTGACGTGGCTGATTTACTGCATCGCAGTGTTAAAACCATCAGCGCACATAAGTGCAATAGCATGCGCAAGTTGGGGGTTCGCAATGACGCGGAACTATTCCAGCATTTACGCAGTCAGGTCACTGACACACCCTACAATACGCCGAATTCCCCCTGGTATGTCACGACATGA
- a CDS encoding helix-turn-helix transcriptional regulator has product MINQKRYRVAVVSPCRFFQAGIWALLNTHSLSRVWHCQKAAEAQWYLDEQPVDVLVMSLHVGQQADLLLALRFIQQARISFPGVALMVILDDPIPYLVTRLRRLGVRHIVDLGQPLVLWHAQLRQILLGEDSRAGCTLPGCDEETLSMGERQVVEYLIQGMTPAEIAALTKRSIKTISTQKGIAMHKLGIRHYAQLIAIQSVFTDSWLPHDGVQMVGELTPSLWYYC; this is encoded by the coding sequence ATGATTAACCAGAAGCGGTACCGCGTGGCAGTAGTTTCACCGTGCCGTTTCTTTCAGGCTGGGATTTGGGCGTTGCTCAACACCCATTCGCTATCGCGGGTCTGGCACTGCCAGAAAGCCGCTGAAGCACAATGGTATCTGGATGAACAGCCGGTGGATGTGCTGGTGATGTCATTGCACGTTGGGCAACAGGCAGACTTATTGCTAGCCTTGCGCTTTATTCAGCAGGCGCGTATCTCTTTTCCCGGCGTCGCGCTGATGGTTATTCTGGATGACCCCATTCCTTATCTGGTGACTCGGTTGCGCCGTCTGGGGGTGAGACATATCGTGGATCTGGGGCAACCGTTAGTCTTATGGCATGCGCAATTGCGTCAGATTCTGTTGGGGGAGGATAGCCGGGCTGGCTGCACTTTACCGGGGTGTGATGAGGAAACGTTGTCTATGGGTGAGCGGCAAGTGGTCGAGTACCTGATACAGGGGATGACTCCCGCCGAAATTGCCGCGCTGACGAAGCGCAGTATCAAAACCATCTCCACACAGAAGGGCATAGCCATGCACAAGCTGGGGATCCGCCACTATGCCCAACTGATCGCGATACAAAGCGTCTTTACCGACAGTTGGCTGCCCCATGACGGAGTCCAGATGGTTGGGGAACTGACCCCAAGCCTTTGGTATTATTGCTGA
- a CDS encoding LysR substrate-binding domain-containing protein, whose protein sequence is MRYLPKLQQLQTFQAILLHGSIRTAAKALGQSQPGVTRSLQELEQILGISLITRGSTGVVLTDIGRLFNSRIELVLNELDRALDEIEHHTSSTSGPVTIGLSLLPILTILPGAIKRFKVKHTKSCVTNVEGQISELLPGLRNGKLDFIICAHAPLEYLGGLIQEPLMSTQYFIYARKGHPLANCNSLVELQDADWFLPVTKIGYYDKLDQFLFKSSNSQHKSIMRGTGCAALQMVMNADYLTIATSQMIHNSHLKQDFCIIPVKEILPTAKFCLIYSSERPLTLAAKNLMHEFRLESQYYDWSEPIMP, encoded by the coding sequence ATGAGATACCTACCTAAACTGCAACAACTTCAAACGTTTCAAGCCATCCTTCTGCATGGCAGTATCCGCACTGCCGCCAAAGCTCTGGGTCAGTCACAACCAGGAGTGACACGCAGCCTGCAGGAGTTGGAGCAAATATTAGGTATCTCCCTGATAACAAGAGGAAGTACTGGTGTAGTCCTTACCGATATAGGGAGGCTATTTAATTCACGTATTGAGTTAGTATTAAATGAGTTAGATCGTGCGTTGGATGAAATCGAACATCACACTAGCTCTACATCCGGCCCCGTGACCATCGGGCTATCACTGTTACCTATTTTAACTATACTTCCTGGTGCAATAAAGCGTTTTAAAGTAAAACATACCAAGTCATGTGTGACCAATGTAGAGGGACAAATATCCGAACTATTACCCGGCCTGCGCAATGGCAAGCTGGATTTTATCATCTGTGCTCATGCTCCTTTAGAATATCTGGGGGGATTGATCCAAGAACCTTTAATGAGTACTCAATACTTTATCTATGCTCGTAAAGGGCATCCATTAGCGAATTGCAACTCATTAGTCGAACTACAGGATGCCGACTGGTTTTTGCCCGTAACAAAAATAGGATATTACGATAAATTAGATCAATTTTTGTTTAAGTCCAGTAATAGTCAACATAAATCGATCATGCGCGGAACGGGGTGTGCCGCGCTGCAAATGGTGATGAATGCTGATTATTTGACCATCGCCACCAGCCAGATGATTCACAACAGCCATTTAAAGCAGGATTTTTGTATTATTCCGGTAAAAGAAATACTGCCTACTGCCAAGTTTTGTCTTATCTACTCATCCGAACGCCCTTTAACTCTGGCCGCTAAAAATTTGATGCATGAATTCCGTTTGGAGAGTCAGTATTATGATTGGAGTGAGCCTATAATGCCCTAA
- a CDS encoding helix-turn-helix transcriptional regulator — MLNKKVIIQCPCHFTRKGIESVLQNIQLMVELDVIASLAKLNQCIKQLNTGTVPDILIMTLSSMVNNPSSTLSLLGEYCQVNPRVKTILINDLVSFGVMGRYICEFKNVWAILDTSRSVEALEFQLLDTFQPFTGRSPLRHATTSSLSPREIAVLQRLLDEKKIVDIANELRISPKTVSSHKRSALFKLGIRSLQPLMIQSYSRKAIINVFLSNYIEK, encoded by the coding sequence ATGCTGAATAAAAAAGTAATCATTCAATGCCCCTGCCATTTTACCCGCAAGGGGATTGAAAGCGTTTTACAAAACATACAGCTTATGGTTGAACTCGACGTCATTGCCAGTTTAGCCAAGCTCAACCAGTGTATCAAGCAGTTAAATACAGGGACTGTACCAGATATCTTAATAATGACCTTGAGTAGCATGGTGAACAATCCATCATCCACCCTAAGCCTACTCGGTGAATATTGCCAAGTGAACCCAAGGGTAAAAACCATTCTCATTAATGATCTGGTCTCTTTCGGTGTTATGGGACGCTATATTTGCGAATTCAAGAATGTCTGGGCCATATTGGATACTTCAAGATCGGTGGAAGCACTGGAATTTCAACTACTCGATACTTTCCAGCCTTTCACAGGACGTTCCCCGCTACGGCATGCCACGACATCTTCTCTCTCGCCACGTGAAATAGCGGTATTACAGAGGCTACTAGATGAGAAAAAAATAGTTGATATTGCTAATGAGTTGCGTATCAGCCCAAAGACCGTAAGCAGTCATAAACGCTCAGCGCTGTTTAAGTTAGGCATCCGTTCATTACAACCACTGATGATCCAAAGCTACAGTAGAAAGGCTATAATCAACGTATTTTTATCAAATTACATAGAAAAATAA
- a CDS encoding TcfC E-set like domain-containing protein, giving the protein MAKAIPGWATGLLLLAPSAATYADNAQIEYQVPAGFSEAEQDKSMQFLATLDGKPLPGAISWSAQKSRLTFDEALFLQNGITTKQIDLLNKVLMKIPYSLCPGGCDYSISGQTVSLDKVKQSISIADGKQRYVQPQTMMGFIHNQSLDVRTASNNYHSVAATGQAYLGMPFQSYGYLNWYYNESKSYDTQTNDQGVSTWYLQKNFSSTYLRSGRQDSRDFAAGSVSTTISPSFDQFITLGSQDNLKRDNQSAGKMVLFATSDGDYEFYRDGRLIRRLPATIGRNEIDYNQLPGGFYNVEIRLINRSGQVVSRENQQIANLNYGANAGWFVTLGKELDTQENLASAGANFSTNWFAMSSALLKGTGRKWAMEHNVTRPMQVGDVDITPTAGVMAGEKSVGGYASLSIGSPLLGYLSASQYQNTTVSEFYRGNDSTTLSYSRQFGATRMAYHYSPFARSERHQLQSTWNWRGNGVWAVISTGLQKGGFDTSNNNYGLFLNTTIMLDRNTGTFNAAYNNGKLHTGGSYSREFEDVNGTTYAGLDFSEIGRTNAIGVNARRSGSRGDVSGRIGVDDRITNTSFNYNGMLAASRDGIALGRTSPSGAAMLVTTPALGDVKYGFKVEGSPVAGGSTYAVPLASYQDVAFARAQSVDANTDMNIRLPANVLRAHPGQVYPVMAEVEMNLLYNGFLEDNHGLPVSGTLQETGDTVYPNGLFSVATSMMLQVVTVNGKQGRYQCDLSQRQNNNRYLCQHL; this is encoded by the coding sequence ATGGCCAAAGCTATCCCAGGATGGGCAACCGGATTATTGCTGTTGGCCCCATCAGCAGCAACCTATGCAGATAATGCCCAAATTGAATACCAGGTTCCCGCGGGTTTTTCTGAAGCTGAGCAGGATAAATCCATGCAGTTTCTCGCCACGCTGGATGGCAAGCCCTTACCAGGTGCGATCAGTTGGTCCGCACAAAAAAGCCGCCTGACTTTTGATGAAGCACTGTTCCTCCAGAACGGTATCACAACGAAGCAGATAGACTTGTTGAATAAAGTGTTGATGAAAATACCCTACTCCCTCTGCCCTGGTGGCTGCGACTATAGCATCAGCGGTCAGACAGTTTCTCTGGATAAGGTCAAGCAGTCGATCAGCATCGCCGATGGCAAGCAGCGTTACGTGCAGCCACAGACCATGATGGGATTCATTCATAACCAGTCGCTAGATGTGCGCACCGCGTCCAACAACTACCACTCGGTTGCGGCAACGGGTCAGGCCTATCTTGGCATGCCATTCCAGAGCTATGGCTACCTGAATTGGTATTACAACGAGAGCAAAAGCTACGATACCCAGACTAACGATCAGGGTGTCAGTACCTGGTATCTGCAGAAAAACTTCTCCAGTACTTACCTGCGCAGTGGCCGCCAGGACAGCCGGGATTTTGCGGCCGGCAGCGTCAGCACCACTATCAGCCCGAGCTTTGACCAGTTTATCACCCTCGGCAGCCAGGATAACCTCAAACGCGATAACCAGTCGGCTGGCAAGATGGTGTTGTTCGCCACCAGCGATGGTGACTACGAGTTCTACCGCGACGGACGCCTGATCCGCCGCTTACCTGCCACAATTGGCCGCAACGAGATTGACTACAACCAGTTGCCGGGCGGCTTCTACAATGTGGAAATCCGTCTGATCAACCGGAGTGGTCAAGTGGTTAGCCGCGAAAACCAACAGATTGCCAACCTGAACTATGGGGCGAATGCTGGCTGGTTCGTGACCTTGGGTAAGGAGCTGGATACCCAGGAAAATCTGGCAAGCGCCGGAGCCAACTTCAGCACCAACTGGTTTGCCATGAGTAGTGCATTACTCAAGGGGACGGGTAGAAAATGGGCAATGGAACACAATGTCACCCGCCCCATGCAGGTTGGTGATGTGGATATTACCCCTACCGCAGGCGTCATGGCGGGCGAGAAGAGCGTCGGCGGCTATGCCAGCCTGAGCATTGGCAGCCCTCTATTAGGCTACCTGAGTGCCTCGCAGTACCAGAATACAACGGTATCCGAGTTCTATCGGGGCAATGACAGCACCACGCTGTCATACAGCCGGCAGTTCGGGGCGACGCGTATGGCTTATCACTACAGCCCTTTCGCGCGCAGCGAACGTCACCAGTTACAAAGCACCTGGAACTGGCGCGGTAACGGAGTCTGGGCGGTGATTTCTACCGGTTTACAGAAGGGGGGGTTTGATACCAGCAACAACAACTACGGGCTGTTTCTGAATACCACCATCATGTTGGACCGTAACACAGGTACGTTTAATGCCGCTTATAACAATGGCAAATTGCACACTGGCGGTAGCTATAGCCGTGAGTTTGAAGACGTTAACGGCACAACCTACGCCGGATTGGACTTCAGTGAAATCGGCCGTACCAACGCCATTGGCGTCAACGCCCGCCGCAGCGGCTCGCGTGGTGACGTATCCGGCCGCATCGGTGTAGACGATCGCATCACCAACACCAGCTTTAACTACAACGGCATGCTGGCAGCAAGCCGCGACGGTATTGCCCTGGGGCGTACCAGCCCGAGCGGTGCCGCAATGCTGGTGACTACGCCTGCGTTAGGCGATGTGAAGTACGGTTTCAAGGTCGAAGGTTCTCCGGTTGCTGGTGGCAGCACTTATGCGGTGCCACTGGCCAGTTATCAGGACGTGGCCTTCGCCCGCGCGCAGTCGGTGGATGCCAATACGGATATGAACATTCGCCTGCCTGCCAACGTCCTTCGTGCCCATCCAGGGCAAGTCTACCCGGTGATGGCCGAGGTCGAAATGAACCTGCTGTATAACGGTTTTCTAGAGGACAACCATGGGTTACCGGTGAGTGGTACGTTGCAAGAAACCGGCGACACCGTCTACCCGAACGGCCTGTTCTCAGTCGCGACATCGATGATGCTGCAGGTGGTCACCGTCAATGGCAAACAGGGGCGTTATCAGTGCGATCTGAGTCAACGCCAGAATAACAACCGTTACCTCTGCCAGCACCTGTAA
- a CDS encoding CS1 type fimbrial major subunit yields MKKILLSVVAAAILSSTVANAAPGINKKISIVATINDAIFVSKPDGSTWYDTEELFASDRYQTTFASNDLPVRIYSTTDKVDVTMVQPLTVTRADSAQLDGVKVTLGGMELSTATAAELTQTTPVTGGFDNTYTLKITADAPTNVAAGTTTNGDYQGDLVMLFEPMP; encoded by the coding sequence ATGAAAAAGATCCTTCTGTCTGTAGTCGCTGCTGCCATTCTGTCATCCACCGTGGCTAACGCCGCCCCCGGCATCAACAAAAAAATCTCTATCGTTGCCACCATTAACGATGCGATTTTTGTTTCTAAACCGGATGGCAGCACCTGGTACGACACAGAGGAACTGTTCGCCAGCGATCGCTACCAGACTACTTTTGCTTCTAACGATCTGCCGGTGCGTATTTATAGCACCACGGACAAAGTTGATGTGACCATGGTTCAACCTTTGACCGTGACCCGTGCAGATAGCGCGCAGTTAGACGGCGTAAAAGTGACTCTAGGCGGCATGGAGTTGAGCACTGCAACTGCTGCAGAACTCACTCAGACCACTCCAGTAACAGGCGGTTTTGATAACACCTATACCCTGAAGATCACTGCTGATGCGCCAACCAACGTTGCTGCTGGCACGACTACCAATGGTGACTACCAGGGCGATTTGGTGATGCTGTTCGAACCAATGCCATAA
- the nadC gene encoding carboxylating nicotinate-nucleotide diphosphorylase — MPTRRYSADSRRTALLERIANDVPATVAQALSEDLGGTVDAERDITAQLLPADKQANATVITREPGVFCGRRWLEEVFIQLGGQVKIEWLVEDGDKLVPNQPLCHLSGPARILLTGERTALNFVQTLSGVATAVSRYVALLQGTQTRLLDTRKTLPGLRTALKYAVLCGGGSNHRLGLSDAFLIKENHIIASGSIKNAVEKAFWLHADVPVEVEVESLDELQQALDAGADIVMLDNFSVEMMRDAVALAQGRTQLEVSGNVTDQTLREFAETGVDYISVGALTKHVTALDLSMRFH, encoded by the coding sequence ATGCCGACCCGTCGCTACAGTGCCGACAGCCGCCGTACCGCGCTTCTCGAACGTATTGCCAATGATGTCCCTGCCACCGTCGCCCAGGCGCTGAGTGAAGATCTTGGGGGAACCGTAGATGCCGAGCGCGATATCACCGCACAACTGCTACCCGCAGATAAGCAGGCCAATGCCACGGTGATCACCCGTGAACCCGGCGTTTTCTGTGGCCGCCGCTGGTTGGAAGAGGTGTTTATCCAACTGGGTGGACAGGTGAAGATCGAGTGGTTGGTGGAAGATGGCGATAAGCTGGTGCCCAACCAGCCGCTATGCCACCTGAGCGGCCCTGCGCGTATATTGCTGACGGGCGAACGTACCGCGCTGAACTTTGTGCAAACGCTGTCCGGCGTAGCCACGGCGGTAAGCCGCTATGTAGCGTTGCTGCAAGGCACACAAACCCGGCTGCTGGACACCCGCAAGACACTGCCTGGCCTACGCACCGCGCTGAAATATGCCGTGCTGTGCGGCGGTGGCAGCAATCACCGTCTGGGCCTCTCGGATGCTTTCCTGATCAAGGAAAACCACATCATTGCTTCTGGCTCGATCAAAAACGCGGTAGAGAAAGCCTTCTGGCTGCATGCCGACGTGCCGGTAGAGGTGGAGGTCGAATCGCTGGATGAGCTGCAACAGGCGCTGGATGCCGGTGCCGATATTGTGATGCTGGATAATTTCAGCGTCGAGATGATGCGTGATGCCGTTGCCCTGGCCCAGGGACGCACGCAGTTGGAAGTTTCCGGTAACGTCACCGATCAAACCCTGCGCGAGTTTGCCGAAACCGGGGTGGATTATATCTCTGTCGGGGCGCTGACCAAACACGTTACCGCGCTCGATCTGTCAATGCGTTTTCACTGA
- the ampE gene encoding beta-lactamase regulator AmpE — protein sequence MTLFTLLLVLAWERLFKLGEHWQLDHRLEVVFQRLHRFSLAQTLAMTLVWMFIVWGILWLAQGLFFGVVALLLWIVIGLLCVGAGITRKHYRAYLQAARQGDTHASDQMAEELALIHGLPVDCSEAERLRELQNALVWINYRYYLAPLFWFAVCGPYGPLALAGYAFLRAYQTWLARHHSPLQRSQTGIDFLLHVLDWIPVRLAGVAYALIGHGERALPAWFASLGDRHTPQYQVLTRLAQFSLAREPHMDPVQTPRAAVTLARKVTLIVVVVVAILTIYGTLL from the coding sequence ATGACGCTGTTTACGCTGTTACTGGTTTTGGCGTGGGAACGCCTGTTTAAACTGGGTGAGCATTGGCAGTTGGACCATCGTTTAGAAGTAGTGTTTCAGCGGCTGCATCGGTTTTCTTTGGCACAAACGTTGGCAATGACCCTGGTCTGGATGTTTATCGTCTGGGGCATCCTGTGGTTGGCCCAGGGCCTGTTCTTCGGCGTTGTGGCGCTACTGTTGTGGATTGTGATTGGTCTGCTGTGCGTTGGGGCCGGGATCACACGCAAACATTATCGAGCCTATTTGCAGGCCGCGCGGCAGGGCGATACCCACGCCAGCGATCAGATGGCGGAAGAGCTGGCGCTGATCCACGGTTTACCGGTGGATTGCAGCGAGGCAGAGCGCTTGCGTGAACTGCAAAACGCTTTGGTGTGGATTAACTATCGTTACTATCTGGCACCGCTGTTCTGGTTTGCGGTGTGCGGGCCATACGGGCCACTCGCTCTGGCAGGCTATGCTTTTCTACGGGCCTACCAAACCTGGCTGGCACGGCATCATTCACCGCTGCAACGCTCACAAACGGGGATCGACTTCCTGCTGCATGTGTTGGACTGGATCCCGGTTCGTCTGGCTGGGGTGGCGTATGCGTTGATTGGGCATGGTGAAAGGGCGCTGCCCGCGTGGTTTGCTTCGCTGGGGGATCGTCATACTCCGCAGTACCAGGTGTTGACGCGTTTGGCGCAGTTCTCTCTGGCCCGTGAACCGCATATGGACCCGGTTCAGACGCCGCGTGCAGCGGTAACGTTAGCGCGTAAAGTGACCCTGATTGTGGTGGTGGTCGTGGCGATATTGACGATTTACGGTACCTTGCTCTGA